ACCTTCAAGCCCATGCGCGTCATCCGTGATGTTGAAACAATAGCAGGTCGGACAGTTGAAGGTACACATCCCGCAGCTGAGACACTTGGACACCTGATCGCGCCAGAATTCCGTGTCGGTAAACCGGCGGGTAAACTCGCTGCCCGCCCCTGTCAGGTCGGCCTTGCCCACCGTGAGGCCATCAATGTGTTTCTGTACTTTTTCAGCCTGTTTTATCTGCGACTCACCTGCCGGCTTCCCGAATCGGGGCAGAACCTCGCGCCCTTTTTCCGTCAGGGCTTCGATCACAAAGCCATCGTCGATCGGTATGATCCACAGATCACTGTTTTGCCGGTCACCGGGGCCGCTGCCCACGGATGAGCAGAAGCAGGCGCTGTCCGGGGTTTTACACGCAAGGGTCGCCAGCACGGTTTTTTCACGCCGCTTCGCATAATATGGATCTTTGGCGATTCCGTCGAGAAAGACCTTGTCAAAGACCAGAAAGCCTCGTGCATCACAGGGGCGAAGGCCAAAGACCAGTGCCGGCCGAATCTCTTCAAGGTCGGTCAGCGCCACCGTCTGCCGGGTTGGATCGCTCTCATCTTTCAGATAACGAAACTTGAACAGTGTTTCGGATTGGGGAAATAATACGGATTTTGGCGAACTGGTGCTCTGCCTGTCAAAGATGGGGCGGCATCCCGGTGTAAAGGGGGCAAATTCGATGGCGGTTTTATGTGTCCCTGTCTTGAGCGGAACCCATACATCCATCAGGCCGGAAACCGTTTCCAGCACGGCAGGCAATTCATTTTGAGAAATATAGTAACATTCTGTCATGGTTTATCCTCACTCGCTCATCCCTGTGCGCGTCTTAACGGCGGCATGCCGGGGATTGGTGTTAAATGTTCCCGTCGGCGCTCACTAAATACCCGTTTTGCTGGAATCATAGGTCTGCAGGGGCGGTTTGCTCTCAGGATCGATCCCGGCTTCATAATCAAACAGCTCCTTGACGATACAGTTCATTTTTTCCATCAGCAGGGTGACCGGAATGTCCACGGGGCACACGCGCATGCATTCGCCGCATTCAGTGCACCGGCCGGCCAGATGCACGGTCCGGATCATGTGAAACAGGAATTTTTCCGAAATATCCGAACGCTGGGACAACCATTTGGGTGACCGGGTCTCGGCGATACAGCTGTCCTGGCAGACACACATGGGGCATGCGTTCCGGCAGGCATAACAGCGGATACACCGGTCCATTTCGGTCAGCCAGAAATTGCGCCGTGCTTCCAGAGAAAGGGCATCGAGCTGTTCTACGGCAGGGCGTGCGGCATCCTGTGCCACTCTTGCGGTAACCGGCTCTCCAATCAGCGCATCATATATCAGCGGGTTGGGATACCGGCACTGCAGACATTTATGCGCGAGCACATCTGCTATCGGAAAACGCTCTGTTTTGCCGTCAGCCTCAATCACCACCTCATCAGCCTCGATGGTAATCCCGGAGATTTCGGTTAAAGAAGGTTTCAGGTTCCGGAGCTTTTTAACGTCCACGACCCCTTTACACGGGATGCCGACGATGTATACCCGGTCCCGCTCAACCAGACCTTCCTGGATGAGGGCGGTCAGCGACCGGCTGTCGCAGCCCTTGACGCAGATGCCGATTTTTCCCTGTTTTTCAGGGTCAGCAGCTTTCAGGGTGCTGAACAGGTATCCGCTCAGGTTCTGTACGCACTGCGGATTGAACACCAGCTGATCCAGGTCCGATGCCTTGCGGATAAAGGCCGGGGTCATATGCAGGCTGTCAAATCCCTGCTTCCAGCCGAGAACCACTTCCAGATCATCAAATACCTTTTGAAAGGTT
This genomic stretch from Desulfobacterales bacterium harbors:
- a CDS encoding 4Fe-4S dicluster domain-containing protein: MNDKNKIIKQTFQKVFDDLEVVLGWKQGFDSLHMTPAFIRKASDLDQLVFNPQCVQNLSGYLFSTLKAADPEKQGKIGICVKGCDSRSLTALIQEGLVERDRVYIVGIPCKGVVDVKKLRNLKPSLTEISGITIEADEVVIEADGKTERFPIADVLAHKCLQCRYPNPLIYDALIGEPVTARVAQDAARPAVEQLDALSLEARRNFWLTEMDRCIRCYACRNACPMCVCQDSCIAETRSPKWLSQRSDISEKFLFHMIRTVHLAGRCTECGECMRVCPVDIPVTLLMEKMNCIVKELFDYEAGIDPESKPPLQTYDSSKTGI
- a CDS encoding 4Fe-4S dicluster domain-containing protein — encoded protein: MTECYYISQNELPAVLETVSGLMDVWVPLKTGTHKTAIEFAPFTPGCRPIFDRQSTSSPKSVLFPQSETLFKFRYLKDESDPTRQTVALTDLEEIRPALVFGLRPCDARGFLVFDKVFLDGIAKDPYYAKRREKTVLATLACKTPDSACFCSSVGSGPGDRQNSDLWIIPIDDGFVIEALTEKGREVLPRFGKPAGESQIKQAEKVQKHIDGLTVGKADLTGAGSEFTRRFTDTEFWRDQVSKCLSCGMCTFNCPTCYCFNITDDAHGLEGERLRSWDSCMFNHYTREASGHNPRPEKYERFRNRVGHKFSYFPERYDGMMACCGCGRCIRNCPVSMDIRQIVRSLKENADV